Proteins encoded together in one Triticum dicoccoides isolate Atlit2015 ecotype Zavitan chromosome 7B, WEW_v2.0, whole genome shotgun sequence window:
- the LOC119342162 gene encoding myelin transcription factor 1-like protein, translated as MMNRGAESFTDLLFRFCSQPAATEGVPDLGLLEEEEEEEEEEEVEDEEEEGEERIHPNFQNHSPSSSQDGEKSDATDSGTPEDQEAMPYFSNVPDIDDAEETQPESHPIPVPWTQRVRLGKIPDSRATLSGRKSALEKAMRNYADKKSEFVVKPEIGQEFDSLAEAYDFYNLYSWEIGFGIKYGQCRRNVEKCKTVQDIVCGCAMSYIIQPANICNCIQGNHAGKIHIQYAANVLRL; from the exons ATGATGAATCGCGGTGCAGAGTCATTCACGGATCTCCTCTTCAG ATTTTGTTCCCAGCCGGCCGCAACAGAGGGCGTCCCAGATCTGGGAttgctagaggaggaggaggaggaggaggaggaggaggaggtcgaggacgaggaggaggagggcgaagaGCGCATCCATCCTAATTTCCAGAATCATTCTCCTTCTTCAAGCCAAGATGGAGAGAAATCTGATGCCACAGATTCAGGAACTCCTGAAGATCAGGAGGCTATGCCATATTTCTCCAACGTCCCAGATATTGACGACGCAGAAGAGACCCAGCCCGAATCGCATCCCATTCCAGTTCCGTGGACTCAAAG GGTCCGACTTGGCAAAATTCCTGACAGCCGTGCCACATTATCGGGAAGGAAAAGTGCTTTGGAAAAGGCCATGAGAAATTACGCTGATAAGAAGTCAGAGTTCGTCGTCAAGCCAGAGATCGGCCAGGAATTTGATTCTTTGGCCGAAGCTTATGACTTCTACAACCTATACTCGTGGGAGATTGGTTTTGGCATCAAGTATGGGCAATGCAGAAGAAACGTTGAAAAGTGCAAGACGGTCCAGGACATAGTTTGCGGATGCGCGATGAGTTATATCATCCAGCCGGCTAACATTTGCAATTGCATTCA GGGAAACCACGCAGGGAAAATTCACATTCAGTATGCTGCCAATGTCCTGCGCTTATGA
- the LOC119339217 gene encoding uncharacterized protein LOC119339217, giving the protein MENLPFNKRSLRYLCKRMNQQQGDDDIRKTIQLFSELKEKDPNFVDSVLVDEGSKIRALMWKDGKSRHQYKFFGDAITFDTTYRTNQYDMPFGLFVGVNNHFQSIILGGVLLRDETTETFEWVFKEFASLMGGKAPKTILTVTYVLAPPLKHNYFLTEYWGGLHTPDLIHMYNWGKYVWEEVLLSAGRVKSELLGGKVKSNISGCTFFIQVFYLDNLDLEDENLPHDVFPRCKVYDQKKINMVIEKDTSTGKNADIVIYGLLLPRPAHTVCYSRNRASMSFIGKIADIGAGSSRYQRAPMIEEIVTILVEKVGQYSSRCRAALQAASKKGANINKKHADGWDGVVRETDIFIEEETSKMLADIDEISETVRQNNKRPREQDYQGDDVSPEESGEESPFSPRSAICPVNTDNRNVDDGNPIHRSNDSQRGGSPKRARVEETEEDPDPAIKNLEGLVAAADQDNEVTNDTVVHEQMPIQAKAADGRQWVYGPNAALNTEVPSYDLGIDNAEPVLSPGRELSVVAKTQQPFHIQHHTAQAGPSRLKIDFTGFRSKDLMDDFSRAVTPEGTSSVPSANTTPVSTYGKNELQGSGLDIICTPVHRAIEPNKAAGTTPVSLNREIAAQELDVHEEMEEAAINLNIPQTQDGLSTQPQRKRTVKPGKAARSPFVLGYDPPLRAPANVEKVFKMFMKEPASARKDNWVISTQPKYIELSAERIRTNLSEGGVIDNDLMTIAVRRYQQIDYTFALDKDEGCWRHCLEPDFVNHVSRGDVIVRYVQDMFIGEHIKYDVHRCTEFLLNVKFNFTWSTYIWDFVKRRIIVLDPTINNGDESDKVIQSRHRKVADNLPQ; this is encoded by the exons ATGGAAAACTTGCCCTTTAACAAGAGATCTCTGCGTTATCTCTGCAAGAGGATGAATCAGCAGCAGGGCGATGATGACATCAGAAAGACGATACAACTCTTCTCTGAATTGAAAGAGAAGGATCCAAACTTTGTCGACAGTGTGCTTGTTGATGAAGGCAGCAAGATCAGGGCATTGATGTGGAAAGACGGTAAGAGCCGACACCAGTACAAATTCTTTGGAGATGCAATAACATTCGACACAACATATCGTACGAACCAGTACGACATGCCGTTTGGTCTTTTTGTTGGTGTCAACAATCACTTTCAGAGCATCATCCTTGGAGGAGTGTTGCTACGCGATGAAACAACTGAGACTTTTGAGTGGGTGTTCAAGGAATTTGCATCTTTGATGGGAGGGAAGGCTCCAAAAACAATACTCACGG TTACATATGTTCTCGCGCCACCGTTGAAGCACAACTACTTCCTGACGGAATACTGGGGAGGTCTGCACACCCCTGATCTCATACACATGTACAACTGGGGTAAGTATGTCTGGGAGGAAGTGCTTCTATCAGCTGGGAGGGTCAAGTCAGAGCTCCTTGGGGGCAAAGTTAAATCAAACATCTCTGGTTGCACTTTCTTCATTCAG GTGTTCTATCTGGACAATCTTGATCTTGAGGACGAGAACCTACCACACGACGTCTTCCCAAGATGCAAGGTCTATGATCAGAAAAAGATTAACATGGTTATTGAAAAGGACACAAGCACAGGAAAGAACGCAGATATTGTTATATACGGACTACTTCTG CCGAGGCCGGCGCACACAGTGTGCTATAGCAGGAACAGAGCTTCAATGTCCTTCATTGGCAAGATTGCTGATATCGGAGCCGGGTCAAGCAGATATCAAAGAGCACCGATGATCGAGGAG ATTGTTACTATACTTGTGGAAAAAGTGGGCCAATATTCATCTAGATGCCGAGCAGCGTTGCAAGCGGCGTCTAAGAAAGGGGCCAATATAAACAAAAAGCACGCGGATGGGTGGGATGGTGTTGTGAGGGAGACTGACATTTTCATTGAAGAAGAGACCTCTAAGATGCTCGCAGATATTGATGAAATATCAGAAACTGTAAGGCAGAACAACAAAAGGCCAAGGGAACAAGACTACCAAG GTGATGATGTCTCGCCTGAAGAGTCCGGAGAAGAGTCGCCATTTTCACCACGTTCGGCCATTTGTCCTGTGAATACAGATAATCGGAATGTAGATGATGGTAATCCTATCCATAGGTCAAATGACAGTCAACGGGGTGGTTCCCCGAAAAGAGCAAGGGTCGAAGAGACAGAGGAGGATCCTGACCCGGCGATTAAGAATCTGGAAGGACTGGTCGCGGCAGCAGACCAAGACAATGAAGTAACAAATGACACTGTGGTGCATGAACAAATGCCAATCCAGGCCAAAGCAGCAGATGGTAGGCAATGGGTATATGGCCCTAATGCAGCGCTTAACACAGAGGTTCCCTCATATGACCTCGGAATAGACAATGCTGAGCCAGTCCTGTCACCGGGAAGGGAATTGTCAGTTGTGGCTAAAACTCAACAACCGTTCCACATTCAGCATCACACTGCCCAGGCCGGTCCAAGCAGACTCAAAATAGATTTCACAGGTTTTAGGAGCAAAGACCTGATGGATGATTTCAGTAGAGCGGTGACACCAGAAG GTACGAGCTCCGTGCCATCAGCTAACACAACACCTGTATCAACATATGGGAAAAATGAACTCCAAG GCTCAGGGCTTGACATAATATGCACTCCTGTGCAcagggcgatagagccgaataaggCGGCGGGAACAACACCTGTTAGCCTGAACAGGGAGATCGCGGCACAAGAGTTGGACGTACATGAGGAGATGGAGGAGGCAGCAATCAACCTGAACATTCCACAGACACAAGATGGCCTCAGTACACAGCCACAACGAAAAAGAACAGTTAAGCCAGGCAAGGCTGCACGGTCCCCTTTTGTTCTGGGGTACGATCCTCCCCTAAGAGCACCAGCTAATGTTGAAAAGgtcttcaagatgtttatgaaggAGCCCGCATCTGCAAGGAAAGA CAATTGGGTTATAAGCACTCAGCCAAAATACATCGAGCTCTCTGCCGAGCGAATCAGGACGAACCTTTCGGAAGGGGGTGTGATAGATAATGATTTGATGACAATAGCAGTTAGAAGATATCAGCAGATTGACTACACTTTTGCATTGGATAAAGATGAAGGGTGCTGGCGACATTGTCTCGAGCCAGACTTTGTG AACCATGTGAGCAGAGGAGACGTGATTGTGAGGTATGTGCAGGACATGTTTATTGGGGAACATATCAAGTATGACGTGCATAGATGCACTGAG TTCTTACTCAACGTCAAGTTCAACTTCACATGGTCGACCTACATTTGGGATTTTGTAAAGAGGAGGATAATCGTTCTTGACCCAACAATTAACAACGGAGACGAGTCTGACAAAGTCATCCAGAGTAGGCACAGAAAGGTTGCAGACAATCTTCCCCAATGA